In Dermatophilus congolensis, a genomic segment contains:
- a CDS encoding lactococcin 972 family bacteriocin, which translates to MIKQRFISTIAAITLSLSVAAPAMAVTEHVDGGVWNHGTNKVDVWSYYKHAHKSHKSSASGKRLYQSGCQVAKVEAIASGPKKWTNNQAYYGFC; encoded by the coding sequence ATGATTAAACAACGATTTATTTCTACTATCGCAGCTATCACGCTAAGCCTCAGCGTCGCCGCTCCCGCAATGGCGGTCACCGAGCATGTCGATGGTGGGGTTTGGAATCATGGCACAAATAAAGTAGATGTATGGTCTTACTATAAACATGCTCATAAAAGCCATAAAAGCAGCGCATCTGGAAAAAGGCTATATCAATCCGGCTGCCAGGTAGCAAAAGTAGAAGCTATCGCAAGCGGCCCCAAAAAATGGACCAACAATCAGGCTTACTACGGATTCTGCTAA
- a CDS encoding FAD-dependent oxidoreductase: MAGTTHPTPRPHPPGRDKRAQHHPGPTGAPHANGQHVIIIGAGIAGLSAATELAERGVKVTILERGNHLGGRVSSWPITINGQPTNMSRGFHAFFRQYYQLRALLRRADPHLNALRPVTDYPLDLADGPRDSFTHIPRTPPFNLIGFIAQSPSFPLRALPKVNIDKAMGLLDVRFPQTYTDHDGISAADVLNQLNFPHSARHLALEVFARSFFADPHEFSGGELISMFHTYFIGSAEGLLFDVAADQYDTALWQPLTQYLTRHGATICTNTPAHHIEPTPHSINVHTPTTTLCADAIVLATDITPLQHLITNSPNLGTPTWRKNITQLRTAPPFAVWRRWLDTPPAPGTPDFLGTSGYGPLDNISMIHQFEKTATQWAHTNHGSVIELHAYALPENTNPTHLKNQLTQQQNRLHPELANAKQLGEQWLIRNDCALIDTSPWNQRPSTTTPDPRIVLAGDAIRCDYPVALMERAATTGVLAANHLLKTWDIHGADIWTTPTTPRLPGIPLARRALRRLTKHTPQHPDTQKQ, translated from the coding sequence ATGGCCGGGACCACACACCCAACCCCACGCCCCCACCCACCAGGACGCGACAAACGCGCTCAACACCACCCCGGCCCCACCGGCGCCCCCCACGCCAACGGCCAACACGTCATCATCATCGGCGCCGGAATCGCCGGACTCTCCGCAGCCACCGAACTAGCCGAACGCGGCGTCAAAGTCACCATCCTCGAACGCGGAAACCACCTCGGCGGCCGCGTCAGCTCCTGGCCCATCACCATCAACGGCCAACCCACCAACATGAGCCGCGGATTCCACGCCTTCTTCCGCCAGTACTACCAACTGCGCGCACTCCTACGCCGCGCCGACCCCCACCTCAACGCACTACGCCCCGTCACCGACTACCCCCTCGACCTCGCCGACGGGCCCCGCGACTCCTTCACCCACATACCCCGCACACCCCCCTTCAACCTCATCGGGTTCATCGCCCAATCACCCTCATTCCCCCTACGCGCCCTGCCCAAAGTCAACATCGACAAAGCCATGGGCCTACTCGACGTGCGCTTCCCCCAGACCTACACCGACCACGACGGAATCAGCGCCGCAGACGTCCTCAACCAACTCAACTTCCCCCACAGCGCCCGTCACCTCGCCCTCGAAGTCTTCGCCCGCAGCTTCTTCGCCGACCCCCACGAATTCTCCGGCGGAGAACTCATCTCCATGTTCCACACCTACTTCATCGGATCCGCCGAAGGACTCCTCTTCGACGTCGCCGCAGACCAATACGACACCGCCCTCTGGCAACCCCTCACCCAATACCTCACCCGCCACGGCGCCACCATCTGCACCAACACCCCCGCCCACCACATCGAACCCACCCCCCACAGCATCAACGTCCACACCCCCACCACCACCCTGTGCGCCGACGCCATCGTCCTAGCCACCGACATCACACCCCTACAACACCTCATCACCAACAGCCCCAACCTCGGCACACCAACCTGGCGCAAAAACATCACCCAACTACGCACCGCCCCACCCTTCGCCGTATGGCGCCGCTGGCTCGACACCCCACCGGCCCCCGGTACCCCAGACTTCCTCGGCACCAGCGGATACGGCCCCCTCGACAACATCTCAATGATCCACCAATTCGAAAAAACAGCCACCCAATGGGCCCACACCAACCACGGCAGCGTCATCGAACTCCACGCCTACGCCCTCCCCGAAAACACCAACCCCACCCACCTCAAAAACCAACTCACCCAGCAACAAAACCGACTCCACCCCGAACTGGCCAACGCCAAACAACTCGGCGAACAATGGCTCATCCGCAACGACTGCGCACTCATCGACACCTCACCCTGGAATCAACGCCCCAGCACCACCACACCCGACCCACGCATCGTCCTCGCCGGTGACGCAATTCGCTGCGACTACCCCGTAGCCCTCATGGAACGCGCCGCCACCACCGGAGTCCTCGCCGCAAACCACCTCCTGAAAACCTGGGACATACACGGAGCAGACATCTGGACCACCCCCACCACACCACGCCTACCAGGCATCCCACTAGCCCGCCGCGCACTACGCCGCCTCACCAAACACACACCACAACACCCCGACACCCAAAAACAGTAG
- the idi gene encoding isopentenyl-diphosphate Delta-isomerase — protein MNPPATDDLVILVHNGHDIGTANRLHIHTTNTPLHRAFSTYLRRDDGRVLITRRALTKTTWPGVWTNTACGHPRPGETPTQAATRRVPEELGTPPLNLRTKIPNFTYRATDASGIVENEICPVLVGEIDHTTLNPNPNEVTEHAWVHWEDLRHTARTMPHLLSPWSVLQINALGDNPW, from the coding sequence GTGAACCCACCCGCCACGGACGACCTCGTCATCCTCGTCCACAACGGCCACGACATCGGCACCGCCAATCGACTCCACATCCACACCACCAACACCCCCCTCCACCGCGCCTTCTCCACCTACCTTCGCCGCGACGACGGCCGCGTCCTCATCACCCGCCGCGCCCTGACCAAAACCACCTGGCCAGGAGTCTGGACCAACACCGCCTGCGGCCACCCCCGCCCCGGCGAAACCCCCACCCAAGCCGCCACCCGCCGCGTCCCCGAAGAACTCGGCACCCCACCCCTGAACCTCCGCACCAAAATCCCCAACTTCACCTACCGCGCCACCGACGCCTCCGGCATCGTCGAAAACGAAATCTGCCCCGTCCTCGTCGGCGAAATCGACCACACCACTCTCAACCCCAACCCCAACGAAGTCACCGAACACGCCTGGGTCCACTGGGAAGACCTACGCCACACAGCACGCACCATGCCCCACCTCCTCAGCCCATGGAGCGTCCTACAAATCAACGCCCTCGGCGACAACCCCTGGTAA
- a CDS encoding phytoene desaturase family protein, translating to MSTVVVIGAGLAGLSAACHLVSQGHRVLVIEKESSPGGRALRIRQDGFTFDLGPTVMTMPELLDEPLRAIGSSQQKAVPMRRLDPAYRGVFADHSELLIRNSTEATAQHIHHLCGPHDAQALRELEPFLAELYTTALPHFIDTNFDSPLDLLRSPQAALKLLKMGAFAPMAKMINTRISDERLRRMLTFQALYAGLSPTTALGVYALITYMDTFRGVYLPEGGMGAIPHGMAQALAPHVTIHYNTTVHSLMRGRGGRTVGVNTNDGPIPADAVICTIDTPTAYRYLLPDLPLPRPLRNPTYSPSAVVWHVGARGPLPTNAAHHNIHFGHAWENCFTELINHQTLMSDPARLVTISSLGEPQLAPPDTHTLYILEPAPNLNGNIDWNTETTHIRERLHAFLDAHNYPTDIITERLITPLDWKNLGMAAGTPFALAHHFRQTGPFRPANHEPRIPGLFFAGSATIPGVGIPMVLISGKLAAQRTRNYLRKKHL from the coding sequence ATGAGCACGGTCGTCGTCATCGGTGCAGGACTCGCAGGCCTATCCGCCGCCTGCCACCTCGTCTCACAAGGACACCGAGTCCTCGTCATCGAAAAAGAATCCAGCCCCGGAGGCCGTGCTCTACGCATACGCCAAGACGGCTTCACATTCGACCTCGGCCCAACCGTCATGACCATGCCCGAACTCCTCGACGAACCCCTACGCGCCATCGGCTCATCCCAACAAAAAGCCGTCCCCATGCGCCGACTCGACCCCGCCTACCGCGGAGTCTTCGCCGACCACAGCGAACTACTCATCCGCAACTCCACCGAAGCAACCGCACAACACATCCACCACCTCTGCGGCCCCCACGACGCACAAGCACTGCGAGAACTCGAACCCTTCCTCGCCGAGCTCTACACCACCGCCCTACCCCACTTCATCGACACCAACTTCGACTCCCCACTAGACCTACTCCGCTCACCACAAGCAGCACTCAAACTCCTCAAAATGGGCGCCTTCGCACCCATGGCAAAAATGATCAACACACGCATCAGCGACGAACGCCTCCGCCGCATGCTTACCTTCCAAGCCCTCTACGCCGGACTATCCCCAACCACCGCCCTGGGCGTATACGCCCTCATCACCTACATGGACACATTCCGCGGCGTCTACCTGCCCGAAGGCGGCATGGGCGCCATCCCACACGGCATGGCCCAAGCACTAGCACCCCACGTCACCATCCACTACAACACCACCGTCCACAGCCTCATGCGCGGACGCGGCGGACGCACCGTCGGCGTCAACACCAACGACGGCCCCATCCCAGCCGACGCCGTCATCTGCACCATCGACACCCCCACCGCCTACCGATACCTCCTACCCGACCTGCCCCTACCCCGCCCCCTACGCAACCCCACCTACTCACCATCAGCCGTCGTCTGGCACGTCGGTGCCCGCGGCCCCCTCCCCACCAACGCCGCCCACCACAACATCCACTTCGGCCACGCCTGGGAAAACTGCTTCACCGAACTCATCAACCACCAAACCCTCATGAGCGACCCAGCCCGCCTCGTCACCATCTCCTCACTCGGCGAACCGCAGCTCGCCCCACCCGACACCCACACCCTCTACATCCTCGAACCCGCCCCCAACCTCAACGGCAACATCGACTGGAACACCGAAACCACCCACATACGCGAACGACTCCACGCCTTCCTCGACGCACACAACTACCCCACAGACATCATCACCGAACGACTCATCACCCCCCTGGACTGGAAAAACCTCGGCATGGCAGCAGGCACCCCCTTCGCCCTAGCCCACCACTTCCGACAAACCGGCCCCTTCCGCCCCGCCAACCACGAACCACGCATACCCGGCCTCTTCTTCGCCGGATCCGCCACCATCCCCGGCGTCGGCATACCCATGGTCCTCATCAGCGGAAAACTCGCCGCCCAACGAACCAGAAACTACCTACGGAAAAAACACCTATGA
- a CDS encoding phytoene/squalene synthase family protein, which yields MTPTRRVPTHSHLTLGYRHCRHLTWKHGTTYYWGAALLPPQQRRHVHAIYALCRLADDIVDAPNATHDPTLIPTTRKALTTFANRFHNAIDNPANETPTLAAIATTIRHTRIPMECFDRFFNAMAMDLDTKKYETWNDLLHYMDGSAAVIGEMMLPILGATHPNAREPARALGIAFQLTNFLRDVKEDLDRGRIYIPQEDLRHFGADPTRGHVDEPWRQLMTFQIARNRQLYQQADTGIPLLPNASARCVATARVLYSRILNLIENADYDIFSTRLRLPTWRKALTATHGLITPPHPQ from the coding sequence ATGACCCCTACCCGCCGCGTCCCCACCCACAGCCACCTCACCCTCGGCTACCGCCACTGCCGCCACCTGACCTGGAAACACGGCACCACCTACTACTGGGGAGCAGCCCTCCTACCACCCCAACAACGCCGCCATGTCCACGCCATCTACGCCCTATGCCGCCTCGCCGACGACATCGTCGACGCCCCCAACGCCACCCACGACCCCACCCTCATCCCCACAACCCGTAAAGCCCTCACCACCTTCGCCAACCGCTTCCACAACGCCATCGATAACCCCGCCAACGAAACCCCCACCCTCGCCGCCATCGCCACCACCATCCGCCACACCCGCATCCCCATGGAATGCTTCGACCGCTTCTTCAACGCCATGGCCATGGACCTCGACACCAAAAAATACGAAACCTGGAACGACCTCCTCCACTACATGGACGGATCCGCAGCTGTCATCGGCGAAATGATGCTCCCCATCCTCGGCGCCACCCATCCCAACGCCCGCGAACCCGCCCGCGCCCTAGGAATCGCATTCCAACTCACCAACTTCCTCCGCGACGTCAAAGAAGACCTCGACCGCGGACGCATCTACATCCCCCAAGAAGACCTACGCCACTTCGGAGCCGACCCCACCCGAGGCCACGTCGACGAACCCTGGCGCCAACTCATGACCTTCCAAATCGCCCGCAACAGACAGCTCTACCAGCAAGCCGACACCGGCATTCCCCTCCTACCCAACGCCTCCGCACGCTGCGTCGCCACCGCCCGAGTCCTGTACTCCCGCATCCTCAACCTCATCGAAAACGCCGACTACGACATCTTCTCCACACGATTACGCCTACCCACCTGGCGCAAAGCACTCACCGCAACCCACGGACTCATCACCCCACCCCACCCCCAATGA
- a CDS encoding lycopene cyclase family protein: MNTDIAIIGLGPAGRALAHRLTTHGAHVTAYDPHPHRPWKHTLGGWAHQLPTWLPPHTATTRAPNTVIHTHHRAPLFDEYVILDTPALQHALPLDNVNIHTTTINTNQLHTLAPIVIDTRGNHHPPPAHTPIQTAYGITLHPTQAAPLLQDADAVLMDWRPHDGAPTWGHRTASFCYTIPLPNGRVLTEETILAATPPIPTKHLAQRLHTRLTRHGIHPDPTSTTEHVHIPMLPTTPHHRHPRFGAASHQNNPLTGYSVFASLAAADTAAHTLIHHGHLPPAPPATTTIRRLALNALIRLNGHHTFNLFDAYNHLPAHKQRAIMDPTTNAPALLNALTTQWANLPPHTRATLIAATTNLTPRHHQDTP, encoded by the coding sequence ATGAACACCGACATCGCCATCATCGGCCTCGGGCCCGCTGGACGTGCACTCGCCCACCGACTCACCACCCACGGCGCCCACGTCACCGCCTACGACCCCCACCCCCACCGCCCCTGGAAACACACCCTCGGCGGCTGGGCCCATCAACTCCCCACCTGGCTCCCACCCCACACCGCCACCACCCGCGCCCCCAACACCGTCATTCACACCCACCACCGCGCACCCCTCTTCGACGAATACGTCATCCTCGACACCCCCGCCCTCCAACACGCCCTCCCCCTCGACAACGTCAACATCCACACCACCACCATCAACACCAACCAACTCCACACCCTCGCACCCATCGTCATCGACACCCGCGGCAACCACCACCCCCCACCAGCACACACCCCCATCCAAACCGCCTACGGCATCACCCTCCACCCCACCCAAGCCGCCCCCCTACTCCAAGACGCCGACGCCGTCCTCATGGACTGGCGCCCCCACGACGGCGCCCCAACATGGGGACACCGCACCGCCAGCTTCTGCTACACCATCCCCCTACCCAACGGCCGCGTCCTCACCGAAGAAACCATCCTCGCCGCCACACCCCCCATCCCCACCAAACACCTCGCCCAACGCCTCCACACCCGCCTCACCCGCCACGGCATACACCCAGACCCCACCAGCACCACCGAACACGTCCACATCCCCATGCTCCCCACCACCCCCCACCACCGACACCCACGATTCGGCGCAGCCAGCCACCAAAACAACCCCCTCACCGGTTACAGCGTCTTCGCCAGCCTCGCCGCCGCAGACACCGCCGCCCACACCCTCATCCACCACGGCCACCTCCCACCCGCACCCCCAGCCACAACCACCATCCGCCGCTTGGCACTCAACGCCCTCATCCGCCTCAACGGACACCACACCTTCAACCTCTTCGACGCCTACAACCACCTCCCCGCACACAAACAACGCGCCATCATGGACCCCACCACCAACGCCCCCGCACTCCTCAACGCCCTCACCACCCAATGGGCCAACCTGCCCCCACACACCCGCGCCACCCTCATCGCAGCCACCACCAACCTCACCCCACGCCACCACCAGGACACCCCATGA
- a CDS encoding cytochrome P450, translated as MSTPSHRRANHPNEPPPTSTCPLTTFTNGAWRIRSVHTARHILRARHHTTQAGFTAEKIPHIHTKHRPILISDGPLHDEQRRQVARFFAPTVVATYQPLMARTAEAALNPTQHRGHIHLDELALHYAVEVTAHIVGLTHDRPGETDTQRHQRITAMSHRLTTFFNQPPFDITRKDLGRTHKQWLQAARNGLKPIIQFWWHDVRPALQQRRRNPSDDVMSHLLAHNATTTDILIEAITYGTAGMVTTREFICMAAWHLLTNHDLRTHYLTSDQPARLATLAEIIRLEPVVGHIWRRATTDITPNPTTCIKAGQLIDINIRSANTDPSAVGENPHHLHPGRTTSPGIDATGLAFGDGAHACPGKTLALLETDELLTRLLALKPHLHAPPTITWDELVAGYQIRNMHLLTQKPPHPNPSPHRHARAT; from the coding sequence ATGAGCACCCCAAGCCACCGACGCGCCAACCACCCCAACGAACCACCCCCAACCAGCACCTGCCCCCTAACCACCTTTACAAACGGAGCCTGGCGAATCCGATCAGTCCACACCGCCCGCCACATACTCCGCGCCAGACACCACACCACCCAAGCCGGATTCACCGCCGAAAAAATCCCCCACATCCACACCAAGCACCGCCCCATCCTCATCTCCGACGGACCACTCCACGACGAACAACGCCGCCAGGTCGCCCGCTTCTTCGCCCCCACCGTCGTCGCCACCTACCAACCCCTCATGGCTCGCACCGCCGAAGCAGCACTCAACCCCACCCAACACCGCGGCCACATCCACCTGGATGAACTCGCCCTGCATTACGCCGTCGAAGTCACCGCCCACATCGTTGGCCTCACCCACGACCGCCCCGGCGAAACCGACACCCAACGCCACCAACGCATCACCGCCATGTCTCACCGACTCACCACCTTCTTCAACCAACCACCCTTCGACATCACCCGCAAAGATCTCGGCCGCACCCACAAACAATGGCTCCAAGCCGCCCGCAACGGCCTTAAACCCATCATCCAATTCTGGTGGCACGACGTTCGACCCGCCCTACAGCAACGCCGCCGCAACCCCAGCGACGACGTCATGAGCCACCTCCTAGCCCACAACGCCACCACCACCGACATCCTCATCGAAGCCATCACCTACGGCACCGCCGGAATGGTCACCACCCGCGAATTCATCTGCATGGCCGCCTGGCACCTCCTCACCAACCACGACCTACGCACCCACTACCTCACCAGCGACCAACCTGCACGCCTAGCCACCCTCGCCGAAATCATCCGACTCGAACCCGTCGTCGGACATATATGGCGCCGCGCCACCACCGACATCACCCCCAACCCCACCACCTGCATCAAAGCCGGCCAACTCATCGACATCAACATCCGCAGCGCAAACACAGACCCCAGCGCCGTAGGCGAAAACCCCCATCACCTACACCCAGGCCGCACCACCAGCCCCGGAATCGACGCCACCGGACTGGCTTTCGGGGACGGCGCCCACGCCTGCCCAGGAAAAACACTCGCACTACTCGAAACAGACGAACTCCTCACCCGCCTGCTCGCCCTCAAACCACACCTACACGCCCCACCCACGATCACCTGGGATGAACTCGTCGCCGGCTACCAAATCCGCAACATGCACCTCCTCACCCAAAAACCACCACACCCCAACCCTTCACCTCACCGCCACGCCCGCGCTACGTAA
- a CDS encoding dimethyladenosine transferase, with translation MNIHDIETIDCSSRCVAKRALINAPAHSLFEMIANPHRHHEFDGSGTVQPTVIGPRELHLGDRFTVAMRLGPIRYKITSIATEITTDRVIEWRHPGGHHWRYDLDSVDGTTTLLTETFRYDSTHLPAFYELLRIPQRNSRSIHHTLATIQSMHNN, from the coding sequence ATGAATATTCACGACATCGAAACAATCGACTGCTCGTCCCGCTGTGTAGCCAAACGCGCCCTCATCAACGCACCGGCCCACAGCCTCTTCGAAATGATCGCCAACCCCCACCGGCACCACGAATTCGACGGCTCCGGCACAGTCCAACCAACCGTCATTGGCCCACGCGAACTACACCTCGGTGACCGGTTCACCGTCGCAATGCGCCTAGGGCCAATCCGCTACAAAATCACCAGCATCGCCACCGAAATCACTACCGATCGCGTTATCGAGTGGCGTCACCCCGGCGGACACCACTGGCGTTACGACCTCGACTCCGTCGACGGCACCACCACCCTGCTGACCGAAACATTCCGCTACGACAGCACCCATCTACCAGCCTTCTACGAACTATTGCGCATTCCGCAACGCAACAGCCGCTCCATCCACCATACCCTCGCCACCATCCAAAGCATGCACAACAACTAG
- a CDS encoding dicarboxylate/amino acid:cation symporter has protein sequence MSTETAPPKRHILPSYTVQVLLALVLGVVLGLIARTANITWLAATLDITGTLFVQLLKLTIPILVFTAVVSSIAHLRGVTGAARLAGQTLLWFAATGLAASLTGLAVGLITNPGRGVTLDMSAAHAPKNTGSWLDFITGIIPTNVVGAFVENNVLQIVFIAAVIGVATIKVGDAAQPFLDLVDSLLEIVQKALWWVILLAPIGTLGLIGRAVAQYGWDLIGPLATFTADIYIGCFVVLAILYPLFLRLGAGLSVRKFYAAAWPAIQLGFVSRSSVGTMPLTQRVTIERLGVDRGYAAFAIPFGATSKMDGCAAVYPAIAAIFVAQIFGVDLTLAQYALIVFVSVIGSAATAGLNGATVMLTLTLSTIGLPLEGVGLLLAVDPIIDMIRTATNVTGQAAITAVVAAREKLLDHDTYQAANTDLNETTPSHTENTENTPTHNENITMAHS, from the coding sequence ATGTCGACCGAAACCGCCCCACCCAAACGCCACATACTGCCCTCCTACACAGTCCAAGTACTCCTCGCACTCGTCCTGGGAGTCGTCCTAGGACTCATCGCCCGAACAGCCAACATCACCTGGCTCGCTGCCACCCTCGACATCACCGGCACCCTCTTCGTCCAACTCCTCAAACTCACCATCCCCATCCTCGTCTTCACCGCCGTTGTCAGCTCCATCGCCCACCTACGCGGCGTCACCGGCGCAGCCCGCCTCGCCGGCCAAACCCTCCTCTGGTTCGCCGCCACCGGGCTAGCCGCCTCACTCACCGGCCTCGCCGTCGGCCTCATCACCAACCCCGGCCGCGGCGTCACACTCGACATGAGCGCCGCACACGCACCCAAAAACACAGGCAGCTGGCTCGACTTCATCACCGGAATCATCCCAACCAACGTCGTCGGCGCATTCGTCGAAAACAACGTCCTCCAAATCGTCTTCATCGCCGCCGTCATCGGAGTAGCCACCATCAAAGTCGGCGACGCAGCCCAACCCTTCCTCGACCTCGTCGACTCCCTCCTCGAAATCGTCCAAAAAGCACTCTGGTGGGTCATCCTCCTCGCCCCCATCGGCACCCTCGGACTCATCGGCCGCGCCGTCGCCCAATACGGCTGGGACCTCATCGGCCCCCTAGCCACCTTCACCGCCGACATCTACATCGGATGCTTCGTCGTTCTAGCCATCCTCTACCCACTCTTCCTACGCCTGGGCGCAGGCCTATCCGTCCGCAAGTTCTACGCCGCAGCCTGGCCAGCCATCCAACTCGGCTTCGTCTCCCGATCCTCCGTCGGCACCATGCCCCTAACCCAACGCGTCACCATCGAACGACTCGGCGTCGACCGCGGCTACGCAGCATTCGCCATCCCCTTCGGAGCCACCTCAAAAATGGACGGCTGCGCCGCCGTATACCCAGCCATCGCAGCAATCTTCGTAGCCCAAATCTTCGGCGTCGACCTCACCCTGGCCCAATACGCCCTCATCGTCTTCGTCTCCGTTATCGGCTCGGCCGCCACCGCAGGACTCAATGGCGCTACCGTCATGCTCACCCTCACCCTCTCCACCATCGGACTGCCACTCGAAGGTGTCGGACTCCTCTTGGCCGTCGACCCCATCATCGACATGATCCGCACAGCCACCAACGTCACCGGACAAGCCGCCATCACCGCCGTCGTCGCAGCTCGCGAAAAACTCCTCGACCACGACACCTACCAAGCAGCCAACACAGACCTCAACGAAACCACCCCCAGCCACACCGAAAACACCGAAAACACCCCAACCCACAACGAAAACATCACCATGGCCCACAGTTAG
- a CDS encoding NYN domain-containing protein codes for MRSCCAVYVDAGYLLASSSMLVSGTSLRAAVSIDHALLMKRLTEQVERDSGLPLLRINWYDSGNAATGRADATQQALALLPRVKVRLGRRSYSGEQKGVDLRLGLDLVTHARNRAVDVAYLLSGDDDLTEAVEEAQLHGVQVNVLAVPDTQGQAYAVARHLQMEADGVTVIDQETIPAVVKRIPRPASPVEGEEEGCELGAGLEESAQESLSSRPTPALLDRRRPHPGDVEVGVHLPADASPVVEPTQIVYSSDVVSTDWVFEQVSGAVEASPESIDAVCRSVLAAWLEAATDEDWDRLLQRRPTVPPEVDRALLRDLSLRIDTPELGENDRHALRGHFWQVVDERQKDGV; via the coding sequence ATGCGTTCTTGTTGTGCGGTGTATGTCGACGCCGGATACCTCCTTGCTTCCTCATCCATGTTGGTGAGTGGCACTTCTTTACGGGCTGCGGTGAGCATTGATCATGCTTTGCTCATGAAGAGACTTACCGAGCAGGTGGAGCGCGACAGTGGCTTACCTCTTCTGCGCATTAATTGGTACGACTCCGGTAATGCGGCGACGGGTCGTGCGGACGCGACACAGCAAGCGCTTGCTCTTCTTCCTCGGGTCAAGGTGCGTTTGGGACGTCGTAGTTATTCCGGTGAGCAGAAAGGCGTCGATCTTCGGTTGGGGTTGGATTTGGTAACGCATGCCCGAAATCGGGCTGTTGATGTCGCGTATTTGCTTTCTGGTGATGATGATTTGACCGAGGCAGTGGAGGAGGCACAGCTGCATGGGGTGCAGGTGAATGTGTTGGCGGTGCCTGATACGCAGGGACAGGCGTATGCGGTGGCGCGTCATCTGCAGATGGAGGCTGATGGGGTGACGGTGATTGATCAGGAGACTATTCCGGCGGTGGTGAAACGGATTCCGCGTCCTGCCTCACCTGTGGAGGGTGAGGAAGAGGGGTGTGAGCTGGGTGCGGGTTTGGAAGAGTCGGCGCAGGAGTCATTGTCGAGTCGGCCGACTCCGGCTTTGTTGGATAGGCGGCGGCCACATCCGGGTGATGTGGAGGTGGGGGTGCATCTTCCTGCGGATGCTAGTCCGGTGGTGGAACCAACCCAGATTGTGTATTCGAGTGATGTGGTGAGTACTGACTGGGTGTTTGAGCAGGTTTCTGGTGCAGTGGAGGCCAGTCCGGAGAGTATTGATGCGGTGTGTCGCAGTGTGTTGGCGGCGTGGTTGGAGGCTGCTACTGATGAGGATTGGGATCGGTTGTTGCAGCGTCGTCCTACGGTTCCGCCGGAGGTGGATCGGGCTTTGTTGCGGGATTTGTCGTTGCGGATTGATACCCCGGAGTTGGGTGAGAATGATCGGCACGCGTTGCGGGGTCATTTTTGGCAGGTGGTGGATGAGCGTCAGAAGGATGGTGTGTAG
- a CDS encoding META domain-containing protein, whose translation MKGIRIATAITATTLVLGGAAYAAHAAVSAQDPVTGHSWHLVVPGVDSKITKDAKFTIKKDGTFEGEDACNHVFGKAKVADKTITTSNIATSQAACVDDKVNKVADVYHSIFEKPAKFEYSDKKLTLTTKDGAKYTAVRTD comes from the coding sequence ATGAAGGGCATTCGTATCGCTACTGCGATCACCGCGACCACTCTTGTGTTGGGTGGTGCCGCGTACGCCGCTCACGCTGCCGTGTCTGCGCAGGACCCGGTCACTGGGCACTCTTGGCACCTGGTGGTGCCGGGTGTCGACTCCAAGATCACTAAAGACGCGAAGTTCACCATCAAGAAGGACGGCACCTTCGAGGGCGAAGACGCCTGCAACCACGTTTTCGGTAAGGCCAAGGTTGCTGACAAGACCATCACCACCTCGAATATCGCTACGAGTCAGGCTGCTTGTGTCGATGACAAGGTGAACAAGGTCGCAGATGTTTACCACTCCATCTTCGAGAAGCCTGCGAAGTTCGAATACAGCGACAAGAAGCTCACGCTGACCACTAAGGACGGAGCCAAGTACACCGCGGTCCGCACCGACTGA